The genomic interval TTTTTACTTCAGGAATCGACGCTTCCGGATTGACGTATATAACCTGCCAGCCAGCCCCGTTTGTCGCATAATCGCTCGATACTTCAGAATAAAACCCCTGCCATGCACCACCATTTGCCTGATACTCCCACTCAGTGGTAAATGTTACAAATTCATCAGATGGCACAGTCGCATTAGTACCTATAGTGGCAATAGGGAAATGTTGATTTGCACAGATCGTTTTATTAAAAGAAGTACTGTCCAACGCATACGGAACTGCCATTGCAAAAACACGCCGGGCACGAAATGTAATGTGTGGACCTGGCCCCGTCTGTGTACACATTACATATGGCACATCCTCCATGAGCTTTGAATTGGGATCGCTAAAAACCGCCAAAGCATTATTGTCTACAGGGTATATCATCTTCTCGTCAACGATCCAGTAGGGATAGGCATACTCGTACCATAAACCGTCCATAGTTGAAAATGTAGTGGGCGAATAACTATACCACATATCACCCGCCCAAAGCATGATATTTCCTCTATATACCTCATTTTGACCGTATTGTCCTAAAGAATAAAGGAAGATGTCATTAGGATCGCCATCCTTTGTTATCAGATAACCAATATCATCCCCCGAGTATGTACGATCAATTAGCATAAAAAAATCAATATACGCGTTTTTGTAGCGATCAATCTGTGCTACAGACCGTCCTCCGGACAAGAGCATTACTCCAGTTAAAAAGACAAATAAAGCAAGGTGCTTTATATGCCGTTTTTTTTGTATCATTTGGTGTGGTAGTTATCTTGATATAATAAACCTTACATCCCTGCTTTCTGTTTCTGTTATCACCCGGAGGATGAAAGTGCCTGTTACAGGTCCTCCAACGGAGAAGGAATCATCTACCAGCAGGGTTGGCGCATACTGCTTCTTGCCGGCTATGATGCCGTTCATATCATACACATAAGCAACGATCTGCTGTTTACGATTCAACTTTATTCTGAAGTTGAAATTGCCGTTGTTGGGATTCGGTGATAGCATCACGGTATCTATCACTTGTACAGGCACACTATTACCAGGACCTGCATGGGGATCATAAGGAGCAATCTCCAGGTCTTTTCTCACAGTATAGGTACAGGCACCAAAGGTGGCAGTCATTTCTACCCAATAACTACCGGGGTCAGTAAACTTGATCAATGGAGTACCGTTGTCATATCCTAAGAGCACCGCTTTCGGGTCGTATGACCAGCTGATGTTGTCTGGCTCCGGCAGGCTGATATCCTTTATTACCAGGGTATCAAAGGCATTCCTGCGGGAGGCTACCAGGAAGTTCACCTCTGGTTTGGCGTTGGTCTTTGTAATAGTTACATCTCCACTCGCTTCACAGCCATGCGCATCCTGTACCGCCAGATTGTATTTACCCTCGGATAATCCCTTAAATGAACCGGCGTTCAGCCAGCTACTATGGTCCAGGGAATACTTGTAGGGTGTAGTCCCTCCACTTACCACTGCATCAATACTCCCATCACTTGCACCTTCACAAATACTTGTAGAGGTTAATGTCAGTTCCAGTTTCTTTGGCTGATCAATCGTATAAGTAACCTGCTGTTTACAGCCCTTACCATCGGTAATGCTGATTGTATAATCTCCCGATGGGATATTTTCAGCGGCACTGCCGGATAAAGAAGGGGTACTCCACTGATAACTATAGTTACCATCTCCCCCACTTACATGCAAATGCAGGGCTCCATTAGATTCACCGTAGCATTTTATATCAGTAATATCCGCAGTGGTAACCAATGGGGTATAGATAGCTGTCAATGTTGTGCTTATATCGGAAGTGCAACCTCCGGCGTCCTTCACCTTCAGGGTATGATCACCTGCAGCAAGCCCGGTAAACTCGGGACTATCCTGCCATGAACCATTGTCTATAGCATATTTATAAGGGCTGGTACCGCCTACTGGCGCTACCGTAATATGACCAACAGGATCAGCGCCACAACCGGCATGTTCCTGGGCCGTAATTTTTAATCTTAATGTACCGGCGGGCTCCGTCATCGTGATCTGCTGGGTATTGATACAGCCACGACCGTCTTTTACATGTAGCTGGTGAGTACCTGCAGTAATGCTTTCAATCAGTGAAGCTGTACCATATGCGCCATTATCAATTGCATAAGTATAGCCACCGTAACTACCGCCATTACCGCCAGTAGCTGTGATCTGCGCAAAGCCGTTATCATTGCCTTTGCAGGATACGTTGTAGCCATTGTAGTCAGATAAGGTATAGGTGAAGCTGACTGGCGCCGGAGGCAGTATCACTGCATAAGTGCCTGAAGCAGTGGCCATGCATCCACGTCCATCAGTAACACGCAGTCTATAGTTACCTGACGTGGTCAGTGCTGTAGCCGATGTGAAAGGGTGATAAGTAGCTCCATCCAGTGACCATTCATATACATAAGCGCCATCTCCGCCGGTAGCTGTGATGGATATATGAGCACCATCTGCCAGGCAGACAGCATCTTGTACTTTTACATTGGTGATCTGTACTTCAGATACAGTCTGGACAGTGCTTTCAGTAGATGGAATGCTACAGGCAGGAGACTTTCTGTCCGTAACAATCACGCGATAAGTACCGACGGGCAGGTCTTCTATCTGGGTATCTGTATCGAACCAGAAGGAACCGGATGTCCAGGCGCCGTTCTTCAGTTGTTGCCAGTCGTAGCTATAGCTGCCGGAACCTCCGCTTACAATGGCTTTGATAACTGCGCCCGGCTGACCGGAACAGCCTGCAGACGTTTGTTGCAGTTGTACATTCAAGGCGGTACGCTGGAAGACGGAGACCTTAAGGATTGATTCATCATTGCAAACAGTGCCCTGGTTCTTCAGGATGATAGTATAATCTCCTGCCGACAGGCCTGTAAAGATGCCAGTGCTGTTCGTCTTATTAAGTCCGTTACCTGTGAGTGTGAATGTATAGGTCCCCGCGCCTCCTTCCGCTGCTACTTCGATACGGCCGTCATTACCGCCGAAGCAGCTGACAGAATCTTTGGAGACAAATTTTACAGCCAGCGGTGTCAGCGTGTTCAATGTAACTGTACTGTCCCATTTCGGGCAAAGCGGTGCATCATTATTTACGACCTCCGTTATGTAAGTACCCCCAGGCAGATCAGTGAAGGTGTAAGTATTCGAATTTATTACGCCAGACTGCTTCACCAGTGAGCCACCATTATATAGATTAAACTGGTAATTAACCGCTCCTGTGGCAGCCACAGAGATACTACCATCACCGGGAGAAACACATAATGGAGACGTCGCTACCAGCGTTCCCCTAACAGGTGCAGGTTGTGTGATAGTGATATCGTTTGTAAAAGCAGGATTAATGTCACAAGTGCTGTTTTTCACCTGTGCTTTATAAGTACCAGCCGGCAGGTTATTCCAGGTCATACTCTTTCCAGTCCCTGCTGTT from Chitinophaga filiformis carries:
- a CDS encoding SprB repeat-containing protein, translating into MFFLLLVAMMLPAGRSIAQDYTYADTYLLVERGIWHDYLGTFYQKDGIPTEVRMDSVGYFGSNDVYKARIVYYPGDLLLQYPWGGYSWVWVDGPFPLVDPLLIYPIDSNALAVIMDDNSRLNEDIPYFIGTNYIVTQPYTAPYHARRVYGMPTPWPMTSPSFNTTICANEVVTFSHVNNNATIQSNEFVTFSTEWEYRLDLPASQWKPLYSIENWDYLRFSPEQGIPELKDGKQMVRFRYRHKAAYKINTYYSPYSAVSDPIEIQPSAPTITSNTIQITPSCAGTQHSGSITIPGNAINGGFSTMRWILRNGTANGPCDPNALPGATNACGDFYKQSDGAVSIANGVTITDLAPGNYTLWVLNPGQESGNCYSPYPLTIPVLQPLTAAENVAGHVNVSCYNASDGAITVTADGADTNAVYSFTLLLNGVVVRPETAGTGKSMTWNNLPAGTYKAQVKNSTCDINPAFTNDITITQPAPVRGTLVATSPLCVSPGDGSISVAATGAVNYQFNLYNGGSLVKQSGVINSNTYTFTDLPGGTYITEVVNNDAPLCPKWDSTVTLNTLTPLAVKFVSKDSVSCFGGNDGRIEVAAEGGAGTYTFTLTGNGLNKTNSTGIFTGLSAGDYTIILKNQGTVCNDESILKVSVFQRTALNVQLQQTSAGCSGQPGAVIKAIVSGGSGSYSYDWQQLKNGAWTSGSFWFDTDTQIEDLPVGTYRVIVTDRKSPACSIPSTESTVQTVSEVQITNVKVQDAVCLADGAHISITATGGDGAYVYEWSLDGATYHPFTSATALTTSGNYRLRVTDGRGCMATASGTYAVILPPAPVSFTYTLSDYNGYNVSCKGNDNGFAQITATGGNGGSYGGYTYAIDNGAYGTASLIESITAGTHQLHVKDGRGCINTQQITMTEPAGTLRLKITAQEHAGCGADPVGHITVAPVGGTSPYKYAIDNGSWQDSPEFTGLAAGDHTLKVKDAGGCTSDISTTLTAIYTPLVTTADITDIKCYGESNGALHLHVSGGDGNYSYQWSTPSLSGSAAENIPSGDYTISITDGKGCKQQVTYTIDQPKKLELTLTSTSICEGASDGSIDAVVSGGTTPYKYSLDHSSWLNAGSFKGLSEGKYNLAVQDAHGCEASGDVTITKTNAKPEVNFLVASRRNAFDTLVIKDISLPEPDNISWSYDPKAVLLGYDNGTPLIKFTDPGSYWVEMTATFGACTYTVRKDLEIAPYDPHAGPGNSVPVQVIDTVMLSPNPNNGNFNFRIKLNRKQQIVAYVYDMNGIIAGKKQYAPTLLVDDSFSVGGPVTGTFILRVITETESRDVRFIISR